The Buchnera aphidicola (Muscaphis stroyani) DNA window CATCTTTAAATTATAAAATCCTTCTTCGGACACTATTGGAATATTAGGAGTTATTAATAACAATTTTTTATAAATTATTTCATGAGCTTCATGATCTGCATTAGTCACTGGAGTATTATCTAATTTATAAAATTTATATGTTAATTTTTTAGAGAAATAAAGCTTCATGATGTGATTGCCTGCATCACGTGCCAATTGACAAATGTGTTTCAACATACTAAAACATCCATTTCAGACATTATAAATTATTAATTAGAATCTCTAAATATCAATTTTTATCAATAATGTTTACTAAAAAATCTATATGCACTTCATGATGAAGTTGAAGAACAATTGAATGTTTTCCAATTTTTCGAAGTGCACCATGCGGTAATCGAATCTCTTTCTTGTTTATTTTTATGCCTAATAATGAAAATTCTTTTATAATATGCCTAATTCCTACTGATCCAAAAATTTTTCCTTCTTTTCCTGATTTTGATAAAATAGTTATAGATTTTATTAATTTAATTTTTTCTGCTCTGGATTGTGCTATAATTAATTTGCTAATATTTTCTTGTTCTAGAGCAATTTTTTGAGCTTTAAAAGAATTTACATTTTCTTTATTAGCTAAAATAGCTTTTCCTTTCGGAATTAAATAATTTCTAGCATATCCAGATTTTACATTTACAATGCACCCGGAATCACCTAATTTATACATCTTTGATAAAAGAATAACTTCCATTATATTTTATCTCTTTTTATTAAACATAAAACAATTTATTGCTAGTGATGTTGATCAGTATATGGAAGGAGAGCAAGATAACGTGCTCTTTTA harbors:
- the rplI gene encoding 50S ribosomal protein L9 — protein: MEVILLSKMYKLGDSGCIVNVKSGYARNYLIPKGKAILANKENVNSFKAQKIALEQENISKLIIAQSRAEKIKLIKSITILSKSGKEGKIFGSVGIRHIIKEFSLLGIKINKKEIRLPHGALRKIGKHSIVLQLHHEVHIDFLVNIIDKN